In the genome of Cupriavidus malaysiensis, one region contains:
- a CDS encoding FAD-binding oxidoreductase, with protein MKYRIRIEPAGVEIECDAGQSLLDAALAQGYFPHHSCRRGECGACRVQLLSGEVGYAPGRRPDGAAALAADECLSCQAVPRSDVAIRAPEVLAEPGRRVVQASARVLEVERVCHDVAVVRLQLPASAGFQFKAGQYADVILRDGSRRSYSMANPPNADGLIEWHVRAMPGGRFSPHVYERLKPRDLLRVEGPFGAFGLAESEAPVVLLASGTGFAPIAAMLRSQADALARRGAVLYWGGRRLEDLYAREEAEHWAQRHPGCRFVPVLSDPAPGWHGRTGFVHEAVVADIPDLAGHEVYACGNPLMVDAARTVYCQDHGLPPARFHSDAFVTRCEPREAAQAA; from the coding sequence GTGAAGTACAGGATCAGGATCGAGCCCGCGGGCGTGGAGATCGAGTGCGATGCCGGGCAGAGCCTGCTCGACGCCGCGCTGGCGCAGGGCTATTTCCCGCACCATAGTTGCCGCCGCGGCGAGTGCGGCGCCTGCCGCGTGCAGCTGCTGTCGGGCGAGGTCGGCTATGCGCCCGGGCGCCGGCCGGATGGCGCGGCGGCGCTGGCGGCGGACGAGTGCCTGAGCTGCCAGGCCGTGCCGCGTTCCGACGTGGCGATCCGTGCGCCCGAGGTGCTGGCCGAGCCCGGCCGCCGCGTGGTGCAGGCCAGCGCACGCGTGCTGGAGGTGGAGCGGGTCTGCCACGACGTGGCGGTGGTGCGCCTGCAGCTGCCGGCATCCGCCGGCTTCCAGTTCAAGGCGGGACAGTATGCCGACGTGATTCTGCGCGATGGCAGCCGGCGCAGCTATTCGATGGCCAATCCACCTAACGCGGACGGGCTGATCGAGTGGCATGTGCGCGCCATGCCCGGCGGCCGCTTCTCGCCGCATGTGTACGAACGGCTGAAACCGCGCGACCTGTTGCGCGTGGAGGGGCCGTTCGGCGCCTTCGGGCTTGCCGAGAGCGAGGCACCGGTCGTGCTGCTGGCCTCCGGCACCGGCTTCGCGCCCATCGCCGCCATGCTGCGCAGCCAGGCCGACGCGCTGGCGCGGCGCGGCGCCGTGCTGTACTGGGGCGGGCGCCGGCTGGAGGACCTCTATGCACGCGAGGAGGCCGAGCACTGGGCGCAGCGCCATCCCGGCTGCCGCTTCGTGCCGGTGCTGTCGGACCCGGCGCCCGGCTGGCACGGGCGTACCGGCTTCGTGCACGAGGCCGTGGTGGCCGATATCCCGGACCTGGCGGGCCACGAAGTCTATGCCTGCGGCAATCCGCTGATGGTGGACGCGGCGCGCACCGTCTACTGCCAGGATCACGGACTGCCGCCGGCGCGCTTCCACAGCGATGCCTTCGTCACGCGCTGCGAGCCGCGCGAGGCGGCGCAGGCAGCTTAG
- a CDS encoding SLC13 family permease, which yields MATPIDATAASPSATPTAPSAHPAPSAPLRPPPAGGGAADTLRAAGVIGLCVAIAWAGGSLAGAAAPLVWAAALVLSTVCCWALGVLPEPTATLLFFLCAILFHVAPAQVVFSGFASPAWWLMFGGAATGVALRGTGLAQRLADVVFGRRLAGYRQLIATIAVSAVGLAFLMPSTTGRVLLLMPIVLAVADRLGFAPGSNGRIGMVLTVAAASYMPPTTILPANIPNSVLLGAASSLYGINLSYGAYLLLHFPVLGLLKTVVLVWLVCRLFPHQGSLLAQSEGARTPMSRAETRLAIVLALAVAGFATDALHGISPAWISLAACIVCLLPGVGLVSPRALAEQVHLPPLLYVAGFLGLGAVVESSGLGSAVSAALLRWLPLAPGHDAANAAAIGAVGAGLGLMTTLPGLPAVMTPLARELAAASGLSLETVLMLQVPVFSTVILPYQSPPIMIAMQLGGVGLRHGTRLCLALAGITVLVLLPLDYLWWRVLGYLH from the coding sequence ATGGCCACCCCGATCGACGCGACCGCCGCGTCGCCTTCCGCAACACCCACCGCTCCCTCCGCTCACCCGGCTCCCTCGGCTCCGCTGCGCCCGCCACCGGCCGGCGGCGGCGCGGCCGACACGCTGCGCGCGGCCGGCGTGATCGGCCTGTGCGTGGCCATCGCCTGGGCCGGCGGCAGCCTGGCCGGCGCCGCCGCGCCCCTGGTCTGGGCGGCCGCGCTGGTGCTCTCCACCGTCTGCTGCTGGGCGCTCGGCGTGCTGCCGGAGCCGACCGCGACCCTGCTGTTCTTCCTGTGCGCCATCCTGTTCCACGTGGCGCCGGCCCAGGTGGTGTTCTCCGGCTTCGCCTCGCCGGCGTGGTGGCTGATGTTCGGCGGCGCCGCCACCGGCGTGGCGCTGCGCGGCACCGGCCTGGCGCAGCGGCTGGCGGATGTGGTGTTCGGCCGGCGCCTGGCCGGCTACCGCCAGTTGATCGCCACCATCGCGGTGAGCGCGGTCGGGCTTGCCTTCCTGATGCCGTCGACCACCGGGCGCGTGCTGCTGCTGATGCCCATCGTGCTGGCGGTGGCCGACCGCCTCGGCTTCGCGCCCGGCTCCAACGGCCGCATCGGCATGGTGCTGACGGTGGCCGCGGCCAGCTACATGCCGCCGACCACCATCCTGCCCGCCAACATCCCCAACAGCGTGCTGCTGGGCGCGGCCAGTTCGCTGTACGGCATCAACCTCAGCTACGGCGCCTACCTGCTGCTGCATTTTCCCGTGCTGGGTTTGCTCAAGACGGTGGTGCTGGTGTGGCTGGTGTGTCGGCTGTTTCCGCACCAGGGCTCGCTGCTGGCGCAGTCGGAAGGCGCGCGCACGCCGATGAGCCGCGCGGAGACCCGGCTGGCCATCGTGCTGGCGCTGGCCGTGGCCGGTTTCGCCACCGATGCGCTGCACGGCATCTCGCCGGCCTGGATCTCGCTGGCGGCCTGCATCGTCTGCCTGCTGCCAGGCGTGGGACTGGTGTCGCCGCGCGCACTGGCCGAGCAGGTGCACCTGCCGCCGCTGCTGTACGTGGCGGGCTTTCTCGGCCTGGGCGCCGTGGTCGAGTCGAGCGGCCTGGGCAGCGCCGTGAGCGCGGCGCTGCTGCGCTGGCTGCCGCTGGCGCCGGGCCACGACGCCGCCAATGCGGCGGCCATCGGCGCGGTGGGCGCGGGCCTGGGCCTGATGACCACGCTGCCGGGCCTGCCGGCGGTGATGACGCCGCTGGCGCGCGAGCTGGCCGCCGCCAGCGGGCTGTCGCTGGAGACGGTGCTGATGCTGCAGGTGCCGGTGTTCTCGACGGTGATCCTGCCCTACCAGTCGCCGCCGATCATGATCGCCATGCAACTGGGCGGCGTCGGCCTGCGCCATGGTACGCGCCTGTGCCTGGCGCTGGCGGGCATCACGGTGCTGGTGCTGCTGCCGCTGGATTACCTGTGGTGGCGCGTGCTGGGCTACCTGCACTGA
- a CDS encoding nucleotidyltransferase family protein has protein sequence MTKPAPTSPHQLALPRMPSAPDDPAQAAQAARLRALLLADARRLALLRAAAALALPDCWIAAGFVRNAVWDHLAGRAPAPPDTDIDVIWFDRPAAGPAHPGLDLALAQRLRALEPAADWSVKHQGRMHRRNGDPPYADATDAMRHWPETATATGVRLGPSGDLEIAAPYGLDDLFAGIVRPTPGFRTRKRDIFDARLAAKGWLARWPMLRLAVD, from the coding sequence ATGACAAAGCCCGCCCCGACCTCTCCCCACCAGCTTGCCCTGCCACGCATGCCGAGCGCGCCGGATGATCCCGCCCAGGCCGCCCAGGCCGCCCGCCTGCGCGCCCTGCTGCTGGCCGATGCGCGGCGCCTGGCACTGCTGCGCGCCGCGGCCGCGCTGGCGCTGCCCGACTGCTGGATCGCCGCCGGCTTCGTGCGCAACGCGGTCTGGGACCACCTCGCCGGGCGCGCGCCGGCCCCGCCCGACACGGACATCGACGTCATCTGGTTCGACCGCCCGGCGGCCGGGCCGGCGCACCCCGGCCTTGATCTCGCCCTGGCGCAGCGCTTGCGCGCGCTCGAACCCGCCGCCGACTGGTCGGTCAAGCACCAGGGCCGCATGCACCGGCGCAACGGCGACCCGCCCTATGCCGACGCCACCGACGCCATGCGCCACTGGCCCGAGACCGCGACCGCGACAGGCGTGCGGCTGGGCCCCAGCGGCGATCTGGAGATCGCCGCGCCCTACGGACTGGACGACCTGTTCGCCGGCATCGTGCGGCCGACCCCTGGCTTCCGCACGCGCAAGCGCGACATCTTCGACGCCCGCCTGGCCGCCAAGGGCTGGCTGGCGCGCTGGCCGATGCTGCGCCTGGCAGTGGACTAG
- a CDS encoding AraC family transcriptional regulator produces MPSPATPSPAAARKPRPGYAPTSREHPSAAQPVVAYLREPPPNAVIQRHRHPWAQVSFPLHGSLRVQAAHCAWVVPPMRAVWIPPGVEHEVTVLGDVDFYACYIAPQACTLPAGACAVLEVSPLLRELVRALARDGHLAGRRGELAATLLLEELAAAPTLSLGLALPADRRLKALCDALMEDPGSALSLAQWATRTGASERTLARLFREELHTSFGAWRQQLRLAHAIDLMSRGRPLGRVAAETGYANASAFSTMFRRALGQAPRDFMASRQADDTGGAGGTAEAAEAGPGA; encoded by the coding sequence ATGCCATCCCCCGCCACCCCCTCGCCAGCGGCCGCGCGCAAGCCGCGCCCCGGCTACGCACCGACCTCGCGCGAGCATCCCAGCGCCGCGCAACCGGTGGTCGCCTACCTGCGCGAGCCGCCGCCCAATGCGGTGATCCAGCGGCACCGCCACCCCTGGGCCCAGGTCTCCTTCCCGCTGCACGGCAGCCTGCGCGTGCAGGCCGCGCACTGCGCCTGGGTGGTGCCGCCGATGCGGGCGGTGTGGATCCCGCCCGGCGTGGAGCATGAGGTGACGGTGCTGGGCGACGTGGATTTCTATGCCTGCTATATCGCGCCGCAGGCCTGTACCTTGCCGGCTGGCGCCTGCGCCGTACTGGAAGTGTCGCCGCTGCTGCGGGAACTGGTACGGGCACTGGCCCGGGACGGGCACCTGGCGGGGCGCCGCGGCGAACTGGCCGCTACGCTGCTGCTGGAAGAACTGGCCGCCGCACCGACCCTCTCGCTGGGCCTGGCCCTGCCCGCCGACCGCCGCCTGAAGGCGCTGTGCGATGCCTTGATGGAAGACCCGGGCTCGGCGCTCAGCCTGGCGCAATGGGCCACCCGCACGGGTGCCAGCGAGCGCACGCTGGCGCGGCTGTTCCGGGAGGAACTGCACACCAGCTTCGGCGCCTGGCGCCAGCAGCTGCGGCTGGCGCACGCGATCGACCTGATGAGCCGCGGCAGGCCGCTCGGCCGCGTTGCGGCCGAGACCGGCTACGCCAACGCCAGCGCCTTCTCCACCATGTTCCGGCGCGCGCTGGGCCAGGCGCCGCGCGACTTCATGGCAAGCCGGCAGGCCGACGACACCGGTGGGGCCGGTGGGACCGCCGAGGCCGCCGAGGCCGGGCCAGGCGCGTAG
- a CDS encoding DUF6683 family protein, with translation MAATIAAWLGVAACAVAHPSMGDGAGGDDTYLGVPVSGIRAAADAVAGSAKPARAAAAPAPAAAVAQLSYRPDTGVHERVVARLTGFFTQGDAARRPLIAHRLDQADPLGQFDALLRQQGYDSRNLADVFTAYLVLSWEVVNAADAMQAADGVQAVRDAVRQAFAANARMRALPDADKQTVAETLGYLAMVAVAAQRELAQAGNPVALAELREGVRKTARNLAGVDLGGVLLDDSGFTPR, from the coding sequence ATGGCGGCAACCATCGCCGCGTGGCTCGGCGTGGCCGCATGCGCCGTGGCCCATCCGTCGATGGGCGATGGCGCGGGCGGCGATGACACCTACCTCGGCGTACCGGTAAGCGGTATCCGGGCCGCCGCCGACGCCGTGGCCGGCAGCGCGAAGCCGGCGCGTGCCGCTGCCGCCCCGGCTCCGGCCGCCGCCGTGGCCCAGCTCAGCTACCGGCCGGACACCGGCGTGCACGAGCGTGTGGTGGCGCGCCTGACCGGCTTCTTCACCCAGGGCGACGCCGCCCGGCGGCCGCTGATCGCGCACCGGCTGGACCAGGCGGATCCGCTCGGCCAGTTCGACGCGCTGCTGCGCCAGCAGGGCTACGACAGCCGCAATCTGGCCGACGTCTTCACGGCCTACCTCGTGTTGTCCTGGGAGGTGGTCAACGCCGCGGACGCCATGCAGGCAGCGGACGGCGTGCAGGCCGTGCGCGATGCGGTGCGGCAGGCCTTCGCCGCCAACGCCCGCATGCGCGCGCTGCCGGATGCCGACAAGCAGACCGTGGCCGAGACCCTGGGCTACCTGGCCATGGTGGCGGTGGCCGCGCAGCGCGAACTGGCGCAGGCCGGCAACCCGGTGGCGCTGGCGGAGCTGCGCGAGGGCGTGCGCAAGACCGCGCGCAACCTCGCCGGGGTCGACCTGGGCGGCGTGCTGCTGGACGACAGCGGTTTCACGCCGCGCTAG
- a CDS encoding MarR family winged helix-turn-helix transcriptional regulator, with protein METKLEKRFGFLVADVGRLSGRRFDQLARASLDLTRAQCRVLAYLSHYGEVNQARLADLLEVAPISAARLLDRMEEGGWIERRHNPADRRERVLRMTHKAELSLDSARRLGDAVTDEALAGFSHAEREQLMGLLQRVRANLCGADEP; from the coding sequence ATGGAAACGAAACTCGAAAAGCGCTTTGGCTTCCTCGTCGCCGACGTCGGCCGGCTGTCCGGGCGGCGCTTCGACCAGCTGGCGCGCGCCTCGCTCGACCTGACGCGGGCCCAGTGCCGCGTGCTGGCCTACCTGTCGCACTACGGCGAAGTCAACCAGGCCCGCCTGGCCGACCTGCTCGAGGTCGCGCCAATCTCGGCGGCCCGCCTGCTCGACCGCATGGAGGAAGGCGGCTGGATCGAACGCCGCCACAATCCCGCCGACCGCCGCGAGCGCGTGCTGCGCATGACGCACAAGGCCGAGCTGTCGCTGGACAGTGCGCGGCGCCTTGGCGACGCCGTCACCGACGAGGCCCTGGCCGGCTTCAGCCACGCCGAGCGCGAGCAGCTGATGGGCCTGCTGCAGCGCGTGCGCGCCAACCTGTGCGGGGCGGACGAGCCCTGA
- a CDS encoding FKBP-type peptidyl-prolyl cis-trans isomerase encodes MKRLSLLICTASLAFAAQAATPAAPVETLPSGVTIQTLVKGSGASPKATDSVKVHYRGTLPDGTEFDSSYKRGQPISFPLNRVIPCWTEGVQKMQVGGKAKLVCPPATAYGARGVPGTIPPNATLNFEVELLGIGG; translated from the coding sequence ATGAAACGTCTTTCGCTGCTGATCTGCACCGCCTCCCTGGCCTTCGCCGCACAGGCCGCCACGCCTGCCGCGCCGGTCGAGACCCTGCCTTCGGGCGTGACCATCCAGACCCTGGTCAAGGGCAGCGGGGCTTCCCCCAAGGCCACCGACTCGGTCAAGGTGCACTACCGCGGCACGCTGCCGGACGGCACCGAGTTCGACAGCTCCTACAAGCGCGGCCAGCCGATTTCCTTCCCGCTGAACCGCGTGATCCCGTGCTGGACCGAAGGCGTGCAGAAGATGCAGGTAGGCGGCAAGGCCAAGCTGGTCTGCCCGCCGGCCACCGCCTATGGCGCGCGCGGTGTGCCGGGCACCATCCCGCCCAATGCCACGCTGAACTTCGAGGTCGAGCTGCTGGGCATCGGCGGCTGA
- a CDS encoding SH3 domain-containing protein, whose translation MRKNRLAPAALAGLAGLAALLAQPGTASAQVLAYTNGPVMIYAGPSAGYPAVAQLAPGTAVTVMGCVSGYSWCDIGVSSLRGWVYGGSLTYPYQGRSVPLLGYGAMIGLPILSFSLGAYWGDYYRGRPWYGDRDRWSRYRPPGGYGPPPHPGPRPPAYVRPPGLPPGHAGPLPGRPPGGHAGGRPPGPGPGGWHGGPGGGHGGPGGWQGGGPHGGGGHGGGGGPGGGGPGGGGHGGGGGGHGGGGHGGGHGGGGGGGGGGGGGGHGGGGGHGGGGHGGGHDRR comes from the coding sequence ATGCGCAAGAACCGACTCGCCCCGGCCGCGCTGGCCGGCCTGGCCGGCCTCGCTGCACTGCTGGCGCAGCCCGGCACCGCCAGCGCCCAGGTGCTCGCCTATACCAACGGCCCGGTGATGATCTATGCCGGCCCCTCGGCCGGCTACCCCGCCGTGGCCCAGCTGGCCCCCGGCACCGCCGTCACCGTGATGGGCTGCGTGAGCGGCTACAGCTGGTGCGACATCGGCGTGTCCAGCCTGCGCGGCTGGGTCTACGGCGGCAGCCTGACCTATCCCTACCAGGGCCGCAGCGTGCCGCTGCTGGGCTATGGCGCCATGATCGGCCTGCCGATCCTGTCCTTCTCGCTGGGCGCCTACTGGGGCGACTACTACCGCGGCCGTCCCTGGTACGGCGACCGCGACCGCTGGTCACGCTACCGGCCGCCCGGCGGCTACGGCCCGCCGCCGCACCCGGGACCGCGCCCGCCGGCCTACGTGCGCCCGCCCGGCCTGCCTCCCGGCCACGCCGGCCCGCTGCCCGGGAGGCCGCCGGGCGGCCATGCCGGCGGGCGACCGCCCGGCCCGGGCCCCGGCGGCTGGCATGGTGGGCCCGGCGGCGGGCACGGTGGCCCGGGCGGCTGGCAAGGCGGAGGTCCGCACGGTGGGGGCGGCCACGGTGGTGGCGGTGGCCCTGGCGGCGGTGGCCCTGGCGGTGGTGGACACGGCGGTGGAGGCGGTGGCCATGGCGGTGGTGGGCACGGTGGCGGCCATGGCGGTGGCGGTGGCGGTGGCGGTGGCGGTGGCGGTGGCGGACACGGTGGCGGCGGTGGTCATGGAGGCGGCGGACACGGTGGCGGGCATGACCGGCGCTGA
- a CDS encoding DHA2 family efflux MFS transporter permease subunit — protein sequence MSSTATAAHPEAPLNRRMITLSIMLATLIQTLDSTIANVALPHMQGTLSASQDEITWVLTSYIVAAAIATPLTGWLSDRLGVKRLLGIAIAGFTVASALCGLSETLTQIVASRLLQGIFGASLVPLSQSILLDINPRERQGQAMAVWGMGVMVGPILGPTLGGWLTDSYNWRWVFFINVPIGAFAMFGVMTYLPRRDPTRSMRFDAFGFVTLSLAIGAFQAMLDRGEQLDWFGSLEIRVEALIAALSFAYFLVHTATAGPRSFFRYELLKDRNFTTGACFIFVIGAVMYATRALLPPMLQNLMGYPVATTGLVTAPSGAGTMVAMLLAGRLLRWIDARALLAAGFAISAFALWQMMQYTIVLSPADIVWPGIVQGFGLGLVFVPLSALTFSTLAPALRADGTATYSLMRNIGSSIGISLIQTLLTRNTQVAHADLAAHVSVFNPAAQSMLAGGGGARELAVLNQVVNQQAAMIAYLDDFKVMLVATLLVAPLILLIRPTRHAAQDASTAHAAMD from the coding sequence ATGTCTTCCACGGCCACGGCGGCGCATCCCGAGGCGCCGCTCAACCGCCGCATGATCACGCTGTCGATCATGCTGGCCACGCTGATCCAGACGCTGGACAGCACCATCGCCAACGTGGCGCTGCCGCACATGCAGGGGACCTTGTCGGCCTCGCAGGACGAGATCACCTGGGTGCTGACCTCCTATATCGTGGCGGCGGCGATCGCCACGCCGCTGACCGGCTGGCTGTCGGACCGGCTCGGCGTCAAGCGCCTGCTGGGCATCGCCATCGCCGGCTTCACGGTGGCCTCGGCGCTGTGCGGCCTGTCCGAGACGCTCACGCAGATCGTCGCCTCGCGGTTGCTGCAGGGCATCTTCGGCGCCTCGCTGGTGCCGCTGTCGCAGTCGATCCTGCTCGACATCAACCCGCGCGAGCGCCAGGGCCAGGCCATGGCGGTGTGGGGCATGGGCGTGATGGTCGGCCCCATCCTCGGGCCGACGCTGGGCGGCTGGCTGACCGACAGCTACAACTGGCGCTGGGTGTTCTTCATCAACGTGCCGATCGGTGCCTTCGCCATGTTCGGCGTGATGACCTACCTGCCGCGGCGCGATCCGACCCGCAGCATGCGCTTCGATGCCTTCGGCTTCGTCACGCTGAGCCTGGCCATCGGCGCCTTCCAGGCCATGCTCGACCGCGGCGAGCAGCTCGACTGGTTCGGCTCGCTGGAGATCCGCGTCGAGGCGCTGATCGCCGCGCTCAGCTTCGCCTACTTCCTGGTGCACACGGCCACCGCCGGCCCGCGTTCCTTCTTCCGCTACGAACTGCTGAAGGACCGCAACTTCACCACCGGCGCCTGCTTCATCTTCGTCATCGGCGCGGTGATGTACGCGACGCGCGCGCTGCTGCCGCCGATGCTGCAGAACCTGATGGGCTATCCCGTGGCCACCACCGGGCTGGTCACCGCGCCGAGCGGCGCCGGCACCATGGTCGCCATGCTGCTGGCCGGGCGCCTGCTGCGCTGGATCGACGCGCGCGCGCTGCTGGCCGCGGGTTTCGCCATCTCGGCTTTCGCGCTGTGGCAGATGATGCAGTACACCATCGTGCTGTCGCCGGCCGACATCGTCTGGCCCGGCATCGTCCAGGGCTTCGGCCTGGGGCTGGTGTTCGTGCCGCTGAGCGCGCTGACCTTCTCCACGCTGGCCCCGGCCCTGCGCGCCGACGGTACCGCCACCTACAGCCTGATGCGCAACATCGGCAGCAGTATCGGCATCTCGCTGATCCAGACCCTGCTGACGCGCAATACCCAGGTGGCCCACGCCGACCTGGCCGCGCACGTCAGCGTCTTCAACCCCGCCGCGCAATCGATGCTGGCTGGCGGTGGCGGCGCGCGCGAGCTGGCCGTGCTCAACCAGGTGGTGAACCAGCAGGCCGCGATGATCGCCTACCTCGACGACTTCAAGGTGATGCTGGTGGCCACGCTGCTGGTGGCGCCGCTGATCCTGCTGATCCGGCCGACGCGCCATGCGGCGCAGGACGCCTCCACCGCGCACGCGGCGATGGACTGA
- a CDS encoding feruloyl-CoA synthase, with the protein MTAQTAQTALRAAIPAAPAAAATHGGAGLVPDMPVALARPRILREDRADGSFVLRSAEPLQPYDRCIGDWLEHWARVAPDQPFLAERAPGGAGWRRVGYGEALAAVRALAQSLLDLGVAPEAPVVALSDNSVNLALLSLAAMHVGRRIAVVSSAYTRLARDHAKLHAILDRLGPGLLYAEDGAQYGGAIAGWRPACPVAFGGGAAGSGIVCALSFDDLLAARPGPEVDAAFAAVDGATVARVLLTSGSTGAPKLVPNTHAMLCANQQMIAQCWPFVDRARPVVLDWLPWSHTFGANHNFNLVLRNGGTLYIDAGRPAPGAIEQTMQGIREVRPTLFFNVPRGYDVLLPYLEADPALAEALFGRLDMLFFAAAALPQPIAERLRAVARRARQAPLFFTTEWGSTETSPVITSAHFATTDTRNIGVPVPGLELKFAPCQQKYELRVRGPSIFPGYLGDEAKTREAFDEEGFYKMGDAGLLADPGDPDGGVIFDGRVSEDFKLTTGTWVSVGTLRVRAVSALSPYAMDVVVAGHDRDEIGLMIFPAAPLRQLAGDAAGALCGKSLGSHPAVQEALAAVLAELCRGAGSAQRPVRAVLLSAPPSIEEGEITDKGYINQRAVLARRADDLARLYSDCVSVIRPR; encoded by the coding sequence ATGACCGCACAGACCGCACAGACCGCACTGCGGGCCGCGATCCCTGCGGCTCCTGCCGCCGCTGCCACGCACGGCGGCGCAGGGCTGGTGCCGGACATGCCGGTGGCGCTGGCACGGCCCCGCATCCTGCGCGAGGACCGCGCCGACGGCAGCTTCGTGCTGCGTTCGGCCGAGCCGCTGCAGCCCTACGACCGCTGCATCGGCGACTGGCTCGAACACTGGGCGCGCGTGGCTCCCGACCAGCCCTTCCTGGCCGAGCGCGCGCCGGGCGGCGCGGGCTGGCGCCGCGTCGGCTACGGCGAGGCGCTGGCGGCGGTGCGCGCGCTGGCACAGTCGCTGCTCGACCTGGGCGTGGCGCCCGAGGCGCCGGTGGTGGCCCTGTCCGACAACAGCGTGAACCTGGCGCTGCTGTCGCTCGCGGCCATGCACGTGGGGCGCCGCATCGCGGTGGTGTCGTCGGCCTATACGCGCCTGGCGCGCGACCATGCCAAGCTCCATGCCATCCTCGACCGGCTCGGGCCGGGCCTGCTCTACGCCGAGGACGGCGCGCAGTACGGCGGCGCCATCGCCGGCTGGCGTCCGGCCTGCCCGGTCGCCTTCGGCGGCGGCGCGGCGGGCAGCGGCATCGTCTGCGCGCTCAGCTTCGACGACCTGCTGGCCGCGCGCCCCGGGCCGGAGGTGGACGCCGCCTTTGCCGCGGTCGACGGTGCCACGGTGGCGCGCGTGCTGCTGACCTCGGGCTCCACCGGGGCGCCCAAGCTGGTGCCCAACACGCATGCCATGCTGTGCGCCAACCAGCAGATGATCGCGCAGTGCTGGCCCTTCGTCGACCGCGCCCGCCCGGTGGTGCTGGACTGGCTGCCGTGGAGCCATACCTTCGGCGCCAACCACAACTTCAACCTGGTGCTGCGCAACGGCGGCACCCTGTACATCGACGCCGGCCGCCCGGCGCCCGGCGCCATCGAGCAGACCATGCAGGGCATCCGCGAGGTGCGGCCCACGCTGTTCTTCAACGTGCCGCGCGGCTACGACGTGCTGCTGCCCTACCTGGAAGCGGACCCGGCGCTGGCCGAGGCGCTGTTCGGCCGGCTCGACATGCTGTTCTTCGCCGCCGCGGCGCTGCCGCAGCCGATCGCCGAGCGCCTGCGCGCGGTGGCGCGGCGCGCGCGCCAGGCGCCGCTGTTCTTCACCACGGAGTGGGGCTCGACCGAGACCTCCCCGGTGATCACCAGCGCCCACTTCGCCACCACCGACACGCGCAATATCGGCGTGCCGGTGCCGGGCCTGGAACTGAAGTTCGCGCCCTGCCAGCAGAAGTACGAGTTGCGCGTGCGCGGCCCGTCGATCTTCCCCGGCTACCTGGGCGACGAAGCGAAGACGCGCGAGGCCTTCGACGAGGAGGGCTTCTACAAGATGGGCGACGCCGGCCTGCTGGCCGATCCGGGCGATCCGGACGGCGGCGTCATCTTCGACGGCCGCGTCTCGGAGGACTTCAAGCTGACCACCGGCACCTGGGTCTCGGTCGGCACCCTGCGCGTGCGCGCCGTGTCGGCGCTGTCGCCCTACGCCATGGACGTGGTGGTGGCCGGCCACGACCGCGACGAGATCGGCCTGATGATCTTCCCCGCGGCGCCGCTGCGGCAGCTCGCCGGCGACGCGGCCGGCGCGCTGTGCGGCAAGTCGCTCGGCAGCCATCCGGCCGTGCAGGAGGCGCTGGCGGCCGTGCTGGCCGAACTGTGCCGGGGCGCGGGCTCGGCGCAGCGGCCCGTGCGCGCGGTGCTGCTGTCGGCGCCGCCGTCGATCGAGGAGGGCGAGATCACCGACAAGGGCTATATCAACCAGCGCGCCGTGCTGGCGCGCCGCGCCGACGACCTGGCGCGGCTGTATTCGGACTGCGTGTCGGTGATCCGGCCGCGATGA